The following proteins come from a genomic window of Nostoc sp. TCL26-01:
- a CDS encoding YciI family protein → MPKYILWGTYCEDVLEKRVPYRQAHLDGLANQKASGVLITIGPTKDVTKVFGIYEAEDEAIVRQLIENDPYWQHGIWTEYSVKEWIQAI, encoded by the coding sequence ATGCCTAAATACATCCTCTGGGGAACTTACTGCGAAGACGTACTAGAAAAACGTGTCCCTTATCGCCAAGCTCATTTAGATGGATTAGCTAATCAAAAAGCATCTGGCGTTTTAATTACCATCGGCCCTACTAAAGATGTCACCAAAGTCTTTGGAATTTACGAAGCTGAAGACGAAGCCATTGTCAGACAATTGATTGAAAATGACCCCTACTGGCAACATGGTATCTGGACTGAGTATTCTGTGAAAGAGTGGATTCAAGCTATTTAA
- a CDS encoding helix-turn-helix domain-containing protein, with amino-acid sequence MGMIRLKIREYAAQKGWTLKEVSDRSGVVYSTLRTYARSPGLATVDFTAIQKLAKTFDVMIEELVEVVQE; translated from the coding sequence ATGGGAATGATTCGCCTCAAGATTCGAGAGTACGCTGCCCAAAAGGGTTGGACGTTGAAAGAAGTATCTGACCGTTCTGGTGTAGTTTACAGCACTCTGAGAACCTATGCGCGATCGCCTGGATTGGCAACTGTGGATTTTACGGCGATTCAGAAGCTAGCAAAAACCTTTGATGTGATGATTGAAGAGTTAGTTGAGGTTGTCCAGGAATGA